The following are encoded together in the Tamandua tetradactyla isolate mTamTet1 chromosome 14, mTamTet1.pri, whole genome shotgun sequence genome:
- the METTL3 gene encoding N(6)-adenosine-methyltransferase catalytic subunit METTL3, whose product MSDTWSSIQAHKKQLDSLRERLQRRRKQDSGHLDLRNADAALSPTFRSDSPVLTAPSSGGPKPSTVSAVPELATDPELEKKLLHHLSDLALTLPTDAVSIRLAISTPDAPATQDGVESLLQKFAAQELIEVKRGLLQDDAHPTLVTYADHSKLSAMMGAVAEKKGLGEVTGTITGHKRRAEQDSTTVATFASSLAIGLASSASEPAKEPTKKSRKHAASDVDLEIESLLNQQSTKEQQSKKVSQEILELLNTTTAKEQSIVEKFRSRGRAQVQEFCDYGTKEECMKASDADRPCRKLHFRRIINKHTDESLGDCSFLNTCFHMDTCKYVHYEIDACMDSEVPGSKDHTPSQELALTQSVGGDSSADRLFPPQWICCDIRYLDVSILGKFAVVMADPPWDIHMELPYGTLTDDEMRRLNIPVLQDDGFLFLWVTGRAMELGRECLNLWGYERVDEIIWVKTNQLQRIIRTGRTGHWLNHGKEHCLVGVKGNPQGFNQGLDCDVIVAEVRSTSHKPDEIYGMIERLSPGTRKIELFGRPHNVQPNWITLGNQLDGIHLLDPDVVARFKQRYPDGIISKPKNL is encoded by the exons ATCTACGGAATGCAGATGCAGCACTCTCCCCAACCTTCCGTAGTGATAGCCCAGTGCTGACTGCCCCGAGCTCTGGTGGTCCTAAGCCCAGTACAGTGTCAGCAGTTCCTGAACTAGCCACAGACCCCGAGTTAGAGAAGAAGTTGCTACACCACCTCTCTGATTTGGCCTTAACATTGCCCACTGATGCTGTGTCTATCCGTCTTGCCATCTCCACG CCAGATGCCCCTGCCACTCAAGATGGAGTGGAAAGTCTCCTACAGAAGTTTGCAGCTCAGGAGTTGATTGAGGTAAAGCGAGGCCTCTTACAAGATGATGCACATCCCACTCTGGTGACCTATGCTGACCATTCCAAGCTCTCTGCCATGATGGGTGCAGTGGCAGAAAAGAAGGGCCTTGGGGAGGTAACAGGGACCATTACAGGGCATAAGCGGCGTGCAGAACAGGACTCAACCACAGTAGCTACCTTTGCCAGCTCTTTGGCCATTGGTCTGGCTTCTTCAGCTTCAGAACCAGCCAAGGAACCCACCAAGAAATCAAGGAAACATGCTGCCTCAGATGTTGATCTGGAGATAGAGAGCCTTCTCAACCAGCAGTCCACTAAAGAACAACAAAGCAAGAAG GTCAGTCAGGAGATCCTAGAGCTTTTAAATACTACAACAGCCAAGGAACAGTCCATTGTTGAAAAGTTTCGCTCACGAGGTCGGGCCCAAGTGCAAGAGTTCTGTGACTATGGAACCAAGGAGGAGTGCATGAAAGCCAGTGATGCTGATCGGCCCTGTCGGAAGCTGCACTTCAG ACGAATCATCAATAAGCATACTGATGAGTCTTTAGGTGACTGCTCTTTCCTTAACACATGTTTCCACATGGATACCTGCAAGTATGTTCACTATGAAATTGATGCCTGTATGGATTCTGAGGTTCCTGGCAGCAAAGACCATACACCCAGCCAAGAACTTGCTCTTACACAGAGTGTTGGAGGTGACTCCAGTGCAGATCGACTCTTCCCACCTCAG TGGATCTGTTGTGATATCCGTTACCTGGACGTCAGTATCTTGGGCAAGTTTGCAGTTGTGATGGCTGACCCACcctgggatattcacatggagcTGCCCTATGGGACCCTGACAGATGATGAGATGCGCAGGCTCAACATACCAGTACTGCAGGATGATGGCTTTCTCTTCCTCTGGGTCACAGGCAG GGCCATGGAGTTGGGCAGAGAATGTCTGAACCTCTGGGG TTATGAACGGGTAGATGAAATTATCTGGGTGAAGACAAATCAACTGCAGCGCATCATTCGGACAGGCCGTACAGGTCACTGGTTGAACCATGGAAAAGAACACTGCTTG GTTGGTGTCAAAGGAAATCCACAAGGCTTCAACCAGGGTCTGGATTGTGATGTGATCGTGGCTGAG GTTCGTTCCACCAGTCATAAACCAGATGAAATCTATGGCATGATTGAGAGACTCTCTCCTGGCACTCGGAAGATTGAGTTATTTGGACGACCGCACAACGTGCAGCCTAACTG GATCACCCTTGGGAACCAACTAGATGGGATCCACCTGCTAGACCCAGATGTGGTTGCCCGGTTCAAGCAAAGATATCCAGATGGTATCATCTCTAAACCTAAGAATCTATAG